A stretch of Amblyraja radiata isolate CabotCenter1 chromosome 6, sAmbRad1.1.pri, whole genome shotgun sequence DNA encodes these proteins:
- the gja8 gene encoding gap junction alpha-8 protein, translating to MGDWSFLGNILEEVNEHSTVIGRVWLTVLFIFRILILGTAAEFVWGDEQSDFVCNTQQPGCENVCYDQAFPISHIRLWVLQIIFVSTPSLVYVGHAVHHVRMEEKRKEREEDMNRQEVNEEKLPLAPDECIKEPTKTTKKFRLEGTLLRTYICHIIFKTIFEVGFVVGQYFLYGFRILPLYRCGRWPCPNTVDCFVSRPTEKTVFVIFMLAVASVSLFLNFIEITHLGWKKIRFAFRKTGQQPVDYPSQKLFHSISVSSVQKVRGYKLLEEDKPMTHFYPMPEPVNPAPLIGYQEKVKSVEPVGDMIKVYTETLLTYEQQDDAEPELQAGAEPQVDPEFVAESEPAPLAEAEENGETTEPEPPAGTSESLPATRPLSSLSKASSRARSDDLTV from the coding sequence ATGGGTGACTGGAGTTTCCTGGGAAACATTTTGGAAGAAGTTAACGAGCATTCTACCGTCATCGGGAGAGTATGGCTGACAGTTCTGTTCATCTTTCGCATCCTCATCCTTGGTACCGCTGCCGAGTTCGTGTGGGGGGATGAACAGTCAGACTTTGTGTGCAACACCCAGCAGCCGGGTTGCGAGAACGTGTGCTACGACCAAGCCTTCCCCATCTCCCACATCAGGCTGTGGGTCCTCCAGATCATTTTCGTCTCCACGCCGTCCCTGGTTTACGTTGGCCACGCGGTCCATCACGTCAGGATGGAGGagaagaggaaagagagggaggaagacATGAACAGGCAAGAGGTGAACGAGGAGAAACTGCCTTTAGCCCCAGACGAATGCATCAAGGAGCCCACCAAAACAACCAAGAAGTTCCGCCTGGAGGGCACCTTACTTCGAACATACATCTGCCACATCATCTTCAAAACCATTTTTGAAGTTGGTTTTGTAGTTGGCCAGTATTTCCTCTATGGATTCCGCATTctaccactctaccgctgcggtagATGGCCTTGTCCCAACACCGTTGATTGTTTCGTGTCTAGGCCAACCGAGAAGACAGTGTTTGTCATATTCATGTTGGCAGTCGCTTCGGTATCTCTCTTCTTGAATTTCATCGAAATAACCCACCTGGGTTGGAAGAAGATCAGGTTTGCTTTTCGGAAGACTGGCCAGCAGCCGGTAGATTACCCGTCGCAGAAACTCTTCCACTCGATTAGCGTGTCTTCCGTGCAGAAGGTGAGAGGTTATAAACTGCTCGAAGAAGATAAGCCGATGACCCACTTTTACCCAATGCCAGAGCCTGTCAATCCAGCTCCCTTAATCGGCTACCAAGAAAAAGTCAAGAGCGTTGAGCCAGTGGGAGATATGATTAAAGTCTACACCGAGACGTTGCTCACCTACGAACAGCAAGACGACGCGGAGCCAGAACTCCAAGCTGGCGCAGAACCACAAGTGGACCCGGAATTTGTGGCGGAATCTGAACCTGCGCCTTTGGCAGAAGCGGAGGAAAACGGCGAGACCACGGAGCCGGAGCCACCGGCGGGAACGAGCGAAAGTCTACCAGCTACAAGACCCTTGAGCAGTTTAAGCAAAGCAAGTAGCCGAGCTCGGTCAGACGATTTAACAGTTTGA